The following proteins come from a genomic window of Methanoculleus caldifontis:
- a CDS encoding type IV pilin N-terminal domain-containing protein, giving the protein MVRADTDAGVSEVVSTVLMVALVVIFAAVAASMIYGIQMPEEPKTVAVTAARSGETVTFMVHGGMNMDRVSEIRCWIGGVGGTNENFTLDCRAGAAESRNITDATRVVVVGTSVNNESWILFDKTL; this is encoded by the coding sequence ATGGTGCGTGCGGATACGGACGCCGGGGTCTCGGAGGTGGTGAGCACGGTCCTGATGGTGGCGCTCGTGGTCATCTTCGCCGCGGTTGCGGCATCGATGATCTACGGGATACAGATGCCGGAGGAGCCCAAGACCGTCGCGGTGACGGCGGCCCGGTCGGGGGAGACGGTCACGTTCATGGTCCACGGCGGGATGAACATGGACCGGGTATCGGAGATCCGGTGCTGGATCGGCGGGGTCGGGGGGACGAACGAGAACTTTACGCTGGACTGCCGGGCGGGGGCGGCCGAGAGTCGCAACATCACGGATGCGACACGGGTCGTTGTCGTCGGGACGTCTGTTAATA